In Mobula hypostoma chromosome 12, sMobHyp1.1, whole genome shotgun sequence, one DNA window encodes the following:
- the LOC134355033 gene encoding LIM domain transcription factor LMO4.2, whose amino-acid sequence MVNNGNSQTPTAGVNRAGLAWKTCAGCGGKIADRFLLYTMDSYWHSRCLKCSCCHAQLGEIGTSCYTKSGMILCRNDYIRLFGNSGACSACGQSIPASELVMRAQGNVYHLKCFTCATCRNRLVPGDRFHYINGSLFCEHDRPTSLINGHLNPLQSNPLLSDQKVC is encoded by the exons ATGGTGAACAACGGGAACTCACAGACGCCCACAGCCGGCGTGAACCGCGCGGGCCTCGCTTGGAAAACGTGCGCCGGCTGCGGGGGCAAAATCGCCGACCGGTTCCTCCTGTACACAATGGATAGTTACTGGCACAGCCGCTGTCTCAAGTGTTCCTGCTGCCACGCTCAGCTCGGAGAGATCGGCACTTCTTGCTATACGAAGAGTGGAATGATACTGTGTAGGAACGACTACATCAG ATTGTTCGGGAATAGCGGAGCGTGCAGTGCGTGCGGACAATCGATCCCAGCCAGTGAGCTGGTCATGAGGGCACAAGGCAACGTCTATCATCTCAAG TGCTTTACCTGTGCCACCTGCCGAAATCGTCTTGTCCCCGGAGACAGGTTTCATTATATCAACGGCAGTTTATTCTGTGAACATGACAGACCCACGTCCCTTATCAATGGACACTTGAATCCGCTTCAGAGCAATCCTCTACTATCTGACCAGAAG GTTTGCTGA